In a single window of the Pandoraea pulmonicola genome:
- a CDS encoding YifB family Mg chelatase-like AAA ATPase: protein MSLATVSSRALTGVTARAVTVEVHLANGLPGLSLVGLPDTEVKESRERVRSALQNSRFEFPARRITINLAPADLPKASGCFDLPIALGILAASGQLPEAGLRKHEFAGELSLTGELRPIRGGLAMAGAIAAEPAGRALVLPLACASEAALVENATVYGARTLLDVCAHLAEPDVAVPLSRAIARKVADVRLSSSPGNDASNASDGSDERRNHQTPDMLDIRGQEPAKRALEVAAAGGHHILFYGPPGTGKSMLATRLAGLLPDLNPAHAVEVATLASLSPHGFDMRQWGHRPFRAPHHTASAAALVGGGSTPRPGEISLAHRGVLFLDELPEFQRRVLEVLREPLELGHVTISRAGGQATFPAAFQLVAAMNPCPCGDLGQPSRSCRCTSEAVARYRNRLSGPLLDRIDLHVEVPAQHAETFAAPVSGECSEVIAQRVRRARERQLSRQGQLNCGLASRALESTCALDVEARDVLHLAVNRHHWSARTYHRVLRVARTVADLAGSDMIGANHVAEAVQYREAPPA, encoded by the coding sequence ATGTCATTGGCCACTGTCAGCAGCCGTGCGCTCACGGGAGTGACAGCACGCGCCGTTACCGTCGAGGTACATCTCGCGAACGGACTCCCCGGTCTGTCGCTCGTCGGGCTGCCGGATACCGAAGTGAAGGAAAGCCGCGAGCGCGTACGCTCGGCGTTGCAGAACAGTCGATTCGAATTTCCTGCGCGACGCATCACGATCAATCTCGCCCCCGCCGATCTGCCCAAGGCGTCGGGCTGCTTCGATCTGCCGATTGCACTCGGCATTCTGGCGGCAAGCGGTCAATTGCCCGAGGCAGGTCTGCGCAAACATGAGTTCGCGGGCGAGTTGTCGCTCACGGGTGAACTAAGGCCCATACGCGGCGGACTTGCGATGGCGGGCGCCATTGCGGCCGAACCGGCCGGGCGAGCGTTGGTGCTGCCCCTGGCGTGCGCAAGCGAAGCAGCGCTCGTGGAGAACGCGACGGTGTATGGCGCGCGCACCCTGCTCGACGTGTGCGCGCATCTCGCCGAGCCCGACGTTGCCGTCCCCTTGTCACGCGCAATCGCGCGGAAGGTGGCCGACGTTCGCCTGTCGTCCTCGCCCGGGAACGATGCATCGAACGCCTCGGACGGATCAGACGAAAGGCGCAATCACCAGACCCCCGACATGCTCGACATCAGGGGGCAGGAGCCGGCCAAACGAGCGCTGGAGGTTGCTGCGGCCGGCGGGCATCACATCCTGTTCTATGGCCCGCCGGGCACGGGCAAGTCGATGCTCGCCACGCGACTCGCCGGCCTGTTGCCCGACCTGAATCCGGCTCACGCGGTGGAGGTGGCCACGCTCGCGAGCCTGAGTCCGCACGGCTTCGATATGCGCCAGTGGGGACATCGCCCCTTTCGCGCACCTCACCACACCGCATCGGCTGCCGCGCTGGTAGGCGGCGGGAGCACGCCGCGCCCGGGCGAAATCAGTCTGGCGCATCGCGGCGTGCTGTTTCTCGACGAACTTCCGGAGTTCCAGCGTCGCGTGCTCGAAGTGCTGCGCGAACCGCTAGAGCTGGGCCACGTGACGATCTCGCGCGCAGGTGGACAGGCGACGTTCCCCGCGGCGTTCCAGTTGGTCGCCGCCATGAATCCGTGCCCGTGCGGCGATCTCGGTCAACCGTCGCGAAGTTGCCGGTGCACGAGCGAGGCGGTGGCGCGCTATCGCAACCGGCTCTCGGGACCGCTGCTCGATCGCATCGACTTGCATGTGGAAGTGCCGGCGCAGCACGCCGAAACGTTCGCCGCCCCCGTCAGCGGTGAATGCAGCGAGGTCATCGCGCAACGGGTGCGGCGAGCGCGCGAGCGCCAGTTGTCGCGTCAGGGGCAATTGAACTGTGGCCTGGCCAGCCGTGCCTTGGAATCGACGTGCGCGCTGGATGTCGAGGCGCGTGACGTGCTGCATCTCGCGGTCAATCGGCACCATTGGTCCGCGCGGACGTATCACCGTGTGCTGCGCGTGGCGCGCACCGTGGCGGATCTCGCCGGCAGCGACATGATCGGAGCCAACCACGTCGCCGAAGCCGTGCAGTACCGTGAGGCGCCGCCGGCGTGA
- a CDS encoding accessory factor UbiK family protein → MKPNEILQDMQAKVSELLKQSPAKDIERNVKSLLNSGFNRLDLVTREEFDVQAQVLARTREKLEALEKRVAELEGLRSEAQD, encoded by the coding sequence ATGAAACCGAACGAGATCCTGCAAGACATGCAAGCCAAGGTGAGCGAACTGCTCAAGCAATCGCCCGCCAAGGATATCGAGCGCAACGTCAAAAGCCTGCTCAACTCGGGCTTCAACCGACTCGATCTGGTGACGCGCGAAGAATTCGACGTTCAGGCCCAGGTGCTGGCACGCACTCGCGAGAAGCTCGAAGCACTGGAAAAGCGCGTGGCCGAACTCGAAGGCCTGCGCAGCGAAGCGCAGGACTGA
- a CDS encoding TorF family putative porin, translated as MKKVSTAMAGCVFFGAMAASAGAFAQAAEPAAPAAAAAAEPFTVTANIGLFSDYRFRGISQTAKRPAVQGGFDVAHESGLYAGVWASNISWISDGNSAVSAPIEMDIYGGWKKEIIPDWTIDVGGLQYYYPGTYPSGTYYPRPHTFELYAAVGWKTVSLKYSHSMTRLFGLVSPDGQDTSNSGYLDLSATYDTGFWGISAVGHVGHQWVHNFGAASYTDWKIGLSKDLGKNFTVSVSYIDTNADEKYYTAANSGKVLSKATVVVGLSKTF; from the coding sequence ATGAAAAAAGTGTCAACCGCGATGGCAGGCTGTGTGTTTTTCGGTGCGATGGCCGCCTCGGCCGGAGCGTTCGCGCAGGCCGCCGAGCCTGCCGCACCCGCTGCGGCAGCGGCCGCCGAGCCGTTTACCGTTACCGCCAATATCGGCCTCTTCTCGGATTACCGTTTCCGCGGCATCTCGCAGACGGCAAAGCGTCCGGCAGTGCAGGGAGGTTTCGACGTCGCGCACGAATCGGGCCTCTACGCCGGCGTGTGGGCATCGAATATCAGCTGGATCTCCGATGGAAATTCCGCGGTCAGCGCGCCCATCGAGATGGACATCTACGGCGGCTGGAAGAAGGAGATCATTCCCGATTGGACTATCGATGTCGGTGGCCTGCAGTACTACTACCCGGGCACTTATCCGTCCGGTACGTATTACCCGCGTCCGCACACGTTCGAGCTGTATGCCGCCGTGGGCTGGAAAACCGTATCGCTGAAGTACTCGCATTCGATGACCCGCCTCTTCGGTCTCGTGAGCCCGGACGGTCAGGACACGTCCAACAGCGGCTACCTCGATCTGAGCGCAACGTATGACACCGGCTTCTGGGGTATCTCGGCCGTGGGCCACGTGGGCCATCAGTGGGTGCACAACTTCGGCGCCGCAAGCTATACCGACTGGAAGATCGGCCTGTCCAAGGACCTCGGCAAGAATTTCACCGTGTCGGTCTCCTATATTGATACGAACGCCGACGAGAAGTACTACACCGCCGCCAACTCCGGCAAGGTGCTCTCGAAGGCGACGGTCGTCGTAGGGTTGTCGAAGACATTCTAA
- a CDS encoding P-II family nitrogen regulator, which produces MKLITAIVKPFKLDEVREALSNIGVAGITVTEVKGFGRQKGHTELYRGAEYVVDFLPKVKIEAVIGDALLDQAIDAIEQAARTGKIGDGKIFVSNVEHVVRIRTGETGEDAL; this is translated from the coding sequence ATGAAGCTGATTACCGCAATTGTGAAACCCTTCAAGCTCGACGAGGTGCGCGAAGCACTCTCGAACATCGGCGTGGCGGGGATCACGGTGACCGAAGTCAAGGGCTTCGGCCGCCAGAAAGGCCACACCGAGCTGTATCGGGGGGCGGAGTATGTCGTCGATTTTCTGCCGAAGGTGAAGATCGAGGCGGTAATCGGCGACGCCCTGCTCGATCAGGCGATCGACGCCATCGAGCAGGCCGCCCGCACCGGCAAGATCGGGGACGGCAAGATTTTCGTGTCCAACGTTGAGCATGTGGTCCGCATCCGTACGGGAGAGACCGGCGAAGACGCGCTGTAA
- the amt gene encoding ammonium transporter, producing the protein MKTLLAKLLLAATLLGVAGTAGLTSNAAFAQDASAPAAASDATSSAPAASAATTAAPAAASAPAAQAAAPAPAAAAATPVPPNKGDTAWLLTCTAFVILMTLPGLGLFYGGLVRSKNMLSVLMQCFIIFSLVVVLWSIYGYSIAFTEGGAFFGGFDRLFLKGMTPDSVAATFSKGVNVPEYAYMAFQAAFAAITCALIVGAFAERARFSAVLLFTVIWFTFSYLPMAHMVWFWAGPDAYTDQAAADAATAHAGWLFQKGALDYAGGTVVHINAAIAGLVGSYLVGKRVGFGKEAFKPHSLTMTMIGASLLWFGWFGFNAGSGLEANGGAALAFVNTLLATAAATLSWTAGEWIGKGKPSMLGGASGAVAGLVAVTPAAGFVGPMGSIVLGLLAGLICLWGVNGLKRLLKADDALDVFGVHGVGGMLGAILTGVFAAPSLGGTGIYDYVANKVSPDYSIAGQVWIQFQGVITTLVWSGVVAFIAFKIADIVLGLRVPEDEEREGLDITSHGESAYHN; encoded by the coding sequence ATGAAAACACTGCTTGCCAAGCTCCTGCTCGCCGCCACCCTGCTGGGCGTCGCCGGGACCGCCGGTCTCACCTCGAATGCAGCATTCGCGCAGGACGCCTCGGCGCCGGCCGCCGCTTCGGATGCCACGTCCTCCGCACCGGCGGCTTCGGCCGCAACAACCGCCGCGCCGGCGGCTGCCTCCGCTCCTGCGGCACAGGCCGCCGCCCCGGCACCGGCCGCCGCCGCTGCGACCCCCGTGCCGCCCAACAAGGGAGACACGGCCTGGTTGCTCACGTGCACCGCGTTCGTGATTCTCATGACGCTGCCCGGCCTGGGGCTGTTCTACGGCGGTCTGGTGCGCTCGAAGAACATGCTTTCCGTGCTGATGCAGTGCTTCATCATCTTTTCGTTGGTGGTGGTGCTCTGGTCGATCTATGGCTACAGCATTGCGTTCACCGAGGGCGGGGCGTTCTTCGGAGGCTTCGACCGGCTGTTCCTGAAGGGAATGACGCCTGACTCGGTGGCCGCCACCTTCAGCAAGGGCGTGAACGTACCGGAATACGCATATATGGCCTTCCAGGCCGCGTTCGCCGCGATCACCTGCGCGCTGATCGTGGGGGCCTTCGCCGAGCGCGCGAGGTTCTCGGCGGTACTGCTCTTCACCGTGATCTGGTTCACGTTCTCGTATCTGCCGATGGCGCACATGGTGTGGTTCTGGGCCGGCCCGGATGCCTACACCGATCAGGCCGCCGCGGACGCCGCCACGGCACATGCCGGCTGGCTGTTCCAGAAGGGAGCGCTCGACTACGCAGGTGGCACGGTGGTGCACATCAACGCTGCCATCGCGGGTCTGGTGGGTTCGTACCTGGTCGGCAAGCGCGTGGGCTTCGGCAAGGAGGCGTTCAAGCCGCACTCGCTCACCATGACCATGATCGGCGCGTCGCTGCTGTGGTTCGGCTGGTTCGGCTTCAACGCCGGTTCAGGCCTGGAAGCTAACGGCGGCGCTGCACTGGCCTTCGTGAATACGCTGCTCGCCACCGCCGCCGCCACGCTGTCGTGGACCGCGGGCGAGTGGATCGGCAAGGGTAAGCCGTCGATGCTCGGTGGCGCCTCGGGCGCGGTCGCAGGTCTGGTGGCGGTCACGCCGGCGGCCGGTTTCGTTGGCCCGATGGGCTCGATCGTGCTTGGCCTGCTCGCGGGGCTGATCTGTCTGTGGGGCGTGAACGGTCTGAAGCGTCTGCTCAAGGCCGACGACGCGCTCGACGTGTTCGGCGTGCACGGCGTGGGGGGCATGCTCGGCGCGATCCTGACGGGAGTGTTTGCCGCGCCGTCGCTCGGCGGCACGGGCATCTACGATTACGTCGCGAACAAGGTCTCGCCGGACTACTCGATCGCCGGTCAGGTCTGGATTCAGTTCCAGGGAGTGATCACCACGCTGGTGTGGTCGGGCGTGGTGGCGTTCATCGCCTTCAAGATCGCCGACATCGTGTTGGGGCTGCGTGTGCCCGAAGACGAAGAGCGCGAGGGTCTGGACATCACGTCGCACGGCGAATCGGCTTATCACAACTGA
- the gshA gene encoding glutamate--cysteine ligase: MVPHLVTALKGPLLDLEKKILDATPAIERWFRLEWQEHTPPFYCSVDLRNAGFKLAPVDTNLFPGGFNNLAPEVLPLAVQAAMAAIEKICPDAKNLLLIPERHTRNSFYLQNIARLSTIMRHAGLNVRLGSLSDDITEPTTIELPDGQHVVIEPLERSPRRLGLKNFDPCSILLNNDLSAGIPPILEDLHEQYLLPPLHAGWAVRRKSQHFSAYDDIVKKFAKMIDVDQWMLNPYFAKCEGIDFDERVGEEKLADTVDAVLKKINRKYREYGITEKPFVVIKADAGTYGMGVMMVHDAAEIKNLNRRERTKMSVVKEGLEVHDVIVQEGVYTFERINEAVAEPVVYMIDRYVVGGFYRVHTGRGTDENLNAPGMHFVPLAFEHTALPDVHAKPGAAPPNRFYMYGVVARLALLAASVELERTDPDPETY; the protein is encoded by the coding sequence ATGGTTCCGCATCTCGTCACGGCCCTGAAAGGCCCGCTGCTCGACCTGGAAAAGAAGATTCTCGATGCGACGCCCGCCATCGAGCGCTGGTTCCGGCTCGAATGGCAGGAACACACACCGCCGTTTTACTGTTCGGTCGACTTGCGCAATGCCGGCTTCAAGCTCGCTCCCGTCGACACCAATCTTTTCCCGGGCGGCTTCAACAATCTGGCGCCCGAAGTGCTGCCGCTCGCCGTGCAGGCCGCCATGGCCGCCATCGAGAAGATCTGTCCGGACGCCAAGAATCTGCTGCTGATTCCCGAACGTCATACGCGCAATTCGTTCTATCTCCAGAACATTGCGCGGCTCTCGACGATCATGCGCCATGCGGGGCTCAACGTCCGCCTCGGCAGTCTGTCGGACGACATCACCGAGCCGACGACCATCGAACTGCCCGACGGCCAGCACGTCGTGATCGAGCCGCTGGAGCGCTCGCCGCGCCGGCTGGGGCTCAAGAATTTCGATCCGTGCTCCATCCTGCTCAACAACGATCTGTCCGCCGGCATTCCGCCGATTCTGGAAGACCTGCACGAGCAGTATCTGCTGCCGCCGCTGCATGCGGGCTGGGCCGTGCGTCGCAAGAGCCAGCACTTCTCGGCGTACGACGACATCGTCAAGAAGTTCGCCAAGATGATCGACGTCGATCAATGGATGCTCAATCCGTATTTCGCGAAGTGCGAGGGGATCGACTTCGACGAGCGCGTCGGCGAGGAGAAGCTCGCCGATACGGTCGACGCCGTGCTCAAGAAGATCAACAGGAAGTATCGCGAGTACGGCATCACCGAGAAGCCGTTCGTCGTCATCAAGGCCGATGCCGGCACCTACGGCATGGGCGTGATGATGGTGCACGACGCCGCCGAGATCAAAAACCTGAACCGGCGCGAACGCACAAAGATGAGCGTGGTGAAGGAAGGGCTCGAAGTGCACGACGTGATCGTGCAGGAAGGCGTTTATACGTTCGAGCGCATCAACGAGGCCGTGGCCGAGCCGGTGGTCTACATGATCGATCGCTATGTGGTCGGTGGCTTCTATCGCGTGCATACCGGACGCGGCACCGACGAGAACCTGAACGCGCCCGGCATGCATTTCGTGCCGCTCGCCTTCGAGCACACCGCGCTGCCGGACGTCCACGCCAAACCCGGCGCCGCCCCACCCAATCGGTTCTATATGTATGGCGTGGTGGCGCGTCTCGCGCTGCTGGCGGCGTCCGTCGAACTCGAGCGCACCGATCCGGACCCGGAAACGTACTGA
- a CDS encoding helix-turn-helix transcriptional regulator, with translation MPGEWRTCLRQLHQLPVPMLGYLPLWLETLRAGLGADGVAALWSHASADVDVHAGPGETCWYAPQAPMSACEQLVASGWAMPPVEDLQRTLARGDIACAHARRSRCSGRAASVSLRRPPELERCFPDGDLLDVCLLPAGRGVASAHDADGPGTESAKAPVAALRLLVSRHRARPRFSAREVSAFEDAAAEFTTAPGRPCFPAPAAAGTPIPALCPDDPPANGNDVAGMLVWRGRQPEWADPVALTLMRRVWRLAPGVAWPDACVVVQACQALVDELAFRVAGGASSDAQAHAAVQVPGGTLHLHATRLCGMGGNATDRVRIALHLAVPPAIRLLQRLWTTALTPVQREIAMRLLAGQSRVETREACAIGVQTLKTHLALMRARLDPVRDAALLAGLRGAGAAAM, from the coding sequence ATGCCGGGGGAATGGCGCACCTGCCTTCGCCAACTACATCAACTGCCGGTGCCGATGCTGGGCTATCTGCCGCTCTGGCTGGAGACGCTGCGGGCCGGACTCGGCGCCGACGGCGTGGCGGCGCTCTGGAGCCATGCGTCGGCAGACGTAGACGTGCACGCCGGGCCGGGCGAGACGTGCTGGTACGCACCGCAAGCCCCCATGTCGGCGTGCGAGCAACTGGTGGCGAGTGGCTGGGCCATGCCACCTGTGGAGGATCTGCAACGCACGCTGGCACGGGGCGACATTGCATGCGCTCACGCCCGGCGTTCTCGTTGTAGCGGGCGCGCGGCTTCGGTGTCGTTGCGACGACCGCCGGAGCTCGAGCGCTGCTTTCCCGACGGCGACTTGCTCGATGTCTGCCTGTTGCCCGCCGGTCGCGGCGTTGCATCGGCGCACGATGCCGACGGGCCGGGGACGGAATCCGCCAAGGCGCCGGTCGCGGCCTTGCGGTTGCTGGTGTCGCGCCACCGCGCGCGTCCGCGCTTCAGCGCCCGCGAAGTCTCGGCGTTCGAGGACGCCGCAGCGGAATTCACGACGGCGCCGGGGCGTCCGTGCTTCCCGGCGCCCGCGGCGGCAGGCACGCCCATCCCTGCACTTTGTCCGGACGATCCGCCAGCCAACGGCAACGACGTGGCCGGCATGCTCGTATGGCGTGGACGGCAACCGGAGTGGGCCGATCCGGTGGCGTTGACGCTCATGCGCCGCGTCTGGCGCTTGGCGCCGGGCGTGGCGTGGCCGGACGCCTGTGTGGTCGTGCAAGCGTGTCAGGCGCTCGTCGACGAACTCGCCTTTCGCGTGGCCGGCGGCGCTTCGTCCGATGCGCAGGCGCACGCGGCCGTGCAGGTGCCGGGCGGTACGCTGCATCTGCATGCGACGCGCCTGTGTGGCATGGGCGGCAATGCCACTGATCGCGTGCGCATTGCCCTGCATCTGGCCGTGCCGCCCGCGATTCGCTTGCTGCAGCGTCTCTGGACGACGGCGCTCACGCCAGTGCAGCGCGAGATTGCGATGCGTCTGCTGGCCGGGCAGTCGCGCGTCGAGACCCGCGAGGCGTGTGCCATCGGCGTGCAGACACTCAAGACGCACCTGGCGCTCATGCGGGCGCGTCTGGACCCCGTGCGCGACGCGGCGCTGTTGGCGGGCCTGCGAGGGGCGGGGGCGGCAGCGATGTGA
- the gshB gene encoding glutathione synthase, whose protein sequence is MQILFIADPLDHFKIYKDTTFSMMREAARRGHDLFACEPHEMAWQGATVDARVRKIHLTGDANDWYEVVETRVAALTDFDAVLMRKDPPFDMEYINSTWLLEIAERAGARVFNKPSAIRDHSEKLAIAEFGQFVAPTLVTRDAARLRAFHAEHGDVIYKPLDGMGGTGVFRIGLDGRNLGSVIEMLGENGARSVMAQRFIPDIKLGDKRVLVIGGKVVPYSLARIPQGNEVRGNLAAGGLGEARELSARDRHIAETLAPELWKRGLLLVGLDVIGDYLTEVNVTSPTCFQEITEQTGFDVPKMFIDALELAV, encoded by the coding sequence ATGCAGATTCTCTTTATCGCCGACCCGCTCGACCACTTCAAGATCTACAAGGACACCACGTTCTCGATGATGCGTGAAGCTGCGCGTCGCGGGCACGATCTCTTCGCGTGCGAACCGCATGAGATGGCCTGGCAGGGCGCAACGGTCGATGCGCGCGTGCGGAAAATCCATCTGACCGGCGATGCGAACGACTGGTACGAAGTCGTCGAGACGCGGGTTGCCGCGCTGACCGACTTCGACGCGGTGCTCATGCGCAAAGACCCGCCGTTCGACATGGAGTACATCAACTCGACGTGGCTGCTTGAAATCGCCGAGCGTGCCGGCGCGCGAGTGTTCAACAAACCGAGTGCGATTCGCGACCACTCCGAGAAACTCGCGATTGCGGAGTTCGGCCAATTCGTCGCGCCGACGCTCGTCACGCGTGACGCCGCGCGTCTGCGGGCCTTCCACGCCGAGCATGGCGACGTGATCTACAAGCCGCTCGACGGCATGGGCGGCACCGGCGTGTTCCGCATCGGGCTGGACGGCCGCAATCTCGGTTCGGTCATCGAGATGCTCGGTGAGAACGGCGCACGCTCGGTGATGGCGCAACGTTTCATCCCGGACATCAAGCTGGGCGACAAGCGCGTGCTCGTGATCGGCGGCAAGGTGGTGCCGTATTCGCTCGCGCGCATTCCGCAAGGTAACGAGGTACGCGGCAACCTGGCGGCGGGTGGGCTGGGCGAGGCGCGCGAGTTGTCCGCACGCGACCGTCATATCGCCGAGACGCTCGCCCCGGAACTGTGGAAGCGGGGCCTGCTGCTCGTCGGGCTGGACGTCATCGGCGATTACCTCACGGAAGTGAACGTCACGAGCCCGACGTGCTTCCAGGAAATCACCGAGCAAACCGGCTTCGACGTGCCGAAGATGTTCATCGACGCGCTGGAACTGGCGGTATGA
- a CDS encoding PTS sugar transporter subunit IIA, with amino-acid sequence MAGILIIAHAPLASALRECVSHIYGGCPSRIGAIDVVPDQDTAALVDSARERVAQLHEENGVLVLTDLFGATPSNIAAQLVGPKVRVVAGVNLSMLIKAVCYRSVPLETLTEKVLSGGSKGILEVGAGAPATKHTTSH; translated from the coding sequence ATGGCTGGAATTCTGATCATTGCCCACGCACCGCTCGCATCGGCCCTTCGCGAGTGTGTTTCGCACATTTATGGCGGTTGTCCGTCGCGCATCGGAGCGATCGACGTCGTTCCCGACCAGGACACGGCGGCACTCGTCGACAGTGCGCGCGAGCGTGTCGCCCAGTTGCACGAGGAAAACGGTGTGCTGGTGCTCACCGACCTGTTTGGCGCCACGCCATCGAACATTGCGGCGCAACTCGTCGGGCCGAAGGTGAGGGTGGTGGCAGGGGTGAACCTGTCGATGCTCATCAAGGCGGTGTGCTATCGCTCCGTGCCGCTGGAAACGCTTACGGAGAAAGTGCTTTCGGGCGGATCTAAAGGTATTCTCGAAGTCGGCGCGGGTGCGCCGGCCACCAAACACACTACGTCACACTGA
- a CDS encoding HPr family phosphocarrier protein — MLQQETTIVNKLGLHARASAKLTQLAAKFQSEVWLTRNGRRINAKSIMGVMMLAAGIGSKVEVETEGPDEEQAMNEILALIANKFGEGE; from the coding sequence ATGCTTCAACAAGAAACGACGATCGTAAACAAGTTGGGCTTGCACGCCCGGGCATCGGCAAAGCTGACACAACTGGCGGCAAAATTTCAGAGTGAGGTCTGGCTGACCCGAAACGGTCGGCGCATCAATGCGAAGAGCATCATGGGTGTCATGATGCTGGCTGCCGGGATCGGTTCCAAGGTGGAAGTGGAAACCGAAGGCCCGGACGAAGAACAAGCCATGAACGAGATTCTGGCCCTCATCGCCAACAAGTTCGGCGAAGGGGAATAA
- the ptsP gene encoding phosphoenolpyruvate--protein phosphotransferase, producing MSFTLHGIPVSRGIAIGRAYLLAPATLDVPHYLLDPSQIDDEIARFHGAQATVQHELDTLKAELPDDAPGEMGAFLDVHSLILNDTLLADAVIKLIRERRYNAEWALTTQLEVLVARFEDIDDEYLRERRADIEQVTERVLKALAGTPGIRHVVAETPRDDMIVVARDIAPADMLQFKSQTFKGFVTDLGGKTSHTAIVARSLGIPAAVGVAQASLLVKQDDVIIIDGDHGIVIVDPAPIVLEEYSYRQSERALEERRLQRLKHSPAQTIDGTPIELLANIELPEDAKTAVDAGAVGVGLFRTEFLFMNEEEAPEEEAQFEAYKRAVEAMHGLPLTIRTIDVGADKPLDSHETYETAPNPALGLRAIRWSLSEPRMFLTQLRAILRASAFGQVRILFPMLAHAQEIDQTLELVREAKSQLDAAGLLYDPGVKLGAMIEVPAAALTVPMFLKRLDFLSIGTNDLIQYTLAIDRADNAVAHLYDPLHPAVLRLIAMTIREAHAFGVPVAVCGEMAGDPTATRLLLGMGLREFSMHPSQLLQVKQEILRAHLPDLERPVQELLAATEPEEMQAALARLAVA from the coding sequence TTGTCTTTCACCCTGCACGGCATCCCCGTATCTCGCGGCATCGCGATCGGACGCGCCTATTTGCTCGCGCCCGCCACGCTCGATGTGCCGCACTATCTGCTCGATCCTTCCCAGATCGACGACGAAATCGCGCGCTTTCACGGCGCTCAGGCAACCGTCCAGCACGAACTCGATACCCTCAAGGCCGAACTGCCGGACGACGCGCCGGGCGAGATGGGCGCGTTTCTCGACGTTCACTCGCTGATACTGAACGACACGCTGCTCGCGGACGCCGTCATCAAGCTGATTCGCGAACGCCGCTACAACGCGGAATGGGCGTTGACCACGCAGCTCGAAGTTCTCGTCGCTCGCTTCGAGGATATCGACGATGAGTATCTGCGCGAGCGCCGGGCGGACATCGAACAGGTCACCGAGCGCGTACTCAAGGCGCTCGCCGGCACGCCAGGTATCCGTCACGTGGTGGCGGAGACGCCGCGCGACGACATGATCGTCGTGGCACGTGACATCGCGCCGGCCGACATGCTGCAGTTCAAGTCGCAGACCTTCAAGGGGTTCGTGACGGATCTCGGCGGCAAGACGTCGCACACGGCGATCGTGGCGCGCAGCCTCGGCATTCCCGCGGCGGTCGGTGTGGCGCAGGCCAGCCTGCTCGTCAAGCAGGACGACGTGATCATCATCGATGGCGATCACGGTATCGTCATCGTCGATCCGGCGCCGATCGTGCTCGAGGAATACAGCTATCGCCAGAGCGAGCGGGCGCTGGAAGAGCGGCGCCTGCAGCGGTTGAAGCACTCGCCGGCGCAGACCATCGACGGCACGCCCATCGAACTGCTCGCGAACATCGAACTGCCGGAAGATGCCAAGACCGCCGTGGACGCGGGCGCCGTCGGCGTGGGCCTGTTCCGCACCGAATTCCTCTTCATGAACGAGGAGGAGGCGCCGGAGGAGGAGGCCCAGTTCGAAGCGTACAAGCGCGCTGTGGAGGCGATGCACGGGCTGCCGCTCACCATCCGGACCATCGATGTCGGGGCCGACAAGCCGCTCGACAGCCACGAGACTTACGAGACCGCGCCGAACCCCGCGCTGGGGCTGCGGGCGATCCGGTGGAGTCTGTCGGAGCCGCGCATGTTCCTCACGCAGTTGCGGGCGATTCTGCGTGCGTCGGCGTTCGGGCAGGTGCGGATTCTGTTCCCGATGCTCGCGCATGCGCAGGAAATCGACCAGACGCTCGAGCTCGTGCGCGAAGCGAAGTCGCAACTCGACGCGGCGGGCCTGCTCTACGATCCGGGCGTGAAGCTTGGCGCGATGATCGAGGTGCCGGCCGCGGCGCTCACCGTGCCGATGTTCCTCAAGCGGCTCGACTTCCTGTCGATCGGCACGAACGATTTGATCCAGTACACACTGGCGATCGACCGTGCGGACAACGCGGTGGCGCATCTGTACGATCCGCTCCATCCGGCCGTGCTGCGTCTGATCGCCATGACGATCCGCGAGGCGCACGCATTCGGCGTGCCGGTGGCCGTGTGTGGGGAGATGGCGGGGGATCCGACGGCGACGCGTCTGCTGCTGGGCATGGGACTGCGCGAGTTTTCGATGCACCCGAGCCAACTGTTGCAGGTCAAGCAGGAGATTCTGCGGGCGCATCTGCCGGATCTGGAGCGTCCTGTGCAGGAACTGCTCGCGGCGACCGAGCCGGAAGAGATGCAGGCCGCGCTGGCGCGGCTGGCGGTGGCTTGA